One window of the Rhizobium etli 8C-3 genome contains the following:
- a CDS encoding FAD/NAD(P)-binding protein produces MAVIGDGPTSLYFLKHIVENRSTGLNVMFFGASRRAGVGMPYEASLVGRENLANIACEEVPDLLVPPHEWLRRQSDNWLLKHGADRRLIGPAFIPTRHLLGKYLEGQFKSLLHSAKKIGMAITCARDTLVTDLATVGDGVNVVYRKAGSQQHDMLYFDYAVMATGHSFPAHNSSAGLARSARILSSPWPVGNLENTGARRVGLIGSSLSAVDACLTMARNSGTFRRDFDGRLNYVPNSDAAALKIVMHSRRGMLPPVRYHFEFPRFEMHSYVGEPEIRTHMAENRGFLSLDYIFENVLKAVLKAKSPEFLEKIESMNLEKFVAFIEDRRRVDKPFDLLREDYLNSIASSRESFPIFWREILDDVTYTLNFYTRYLNRTDRIRLEKSFMPLVTYLVAVLPQQSCEYLLALHAAGHLDLVRTGDDLNIEVTGGVASILFSDPADCGIKRLPYDLIIDCRGQKPIDVSNFPFRTLVNEGAVRQARLGTNTPNDKADELMLSGIDVDERLRPRSEKGMPTPGLYMLASPVIHGLYPYHSGLPFCNEVARIAADDLHAEALARSGRSTAARIDLSGVTGRARRQSTSKYEEVLSHGDA; encoded by the coding sequence GTGGCTGTGATAGGTGATGGGCCGACATCACTTTATTTTCTGAAGCACATCGTTGAAAATCGCTCTACCGGTCTTAACGTAATGTTTTTTGGTGCTTCAAGACGTGCTGGTGTGGGCATGCCTTATGAAGCATCGCTCGTCGGACGCGAAAATTTGGCCAATATCGCCTGTGAAGAAGTGCCTGATCTGCTGGTGCCACCGCATGAATGGTTGAGAAGACAATCCGACAACTGGCTTCTCAAGCACGGGGCGGACAGGCGTTTGATCGGACCAGCTTTTATCCCGACACGGCATTTGCTCGGAAAATATCTCGAAGGTCAGTTCAAGTCGTTACTCCACAGCGCGAAGAAGATTGGCATGGCGATCACCTGCGCGCGAGATACGCTGGTGACCGATCTTGCAACTGTGGGCGATGGCGTCAACGTCGTCTATCGCAAGGCAGGGTCACAGCAACATGATATGCTTTACTTCGACTATGCCGTTATGGCGACAGGTCACTCCTTTCCAGCGCACAATAGTTCTGCCGGACTTGCTCGGTCGGCGCGCATTCTATCATCTCCCTGGCCAGTTGGTAATCTTGAAAATACCGGCGCCCGCAGGGTCGGTCTCATCGGATCTTCGCTTTCGGCTGTCGATGCTTGCCTGACTATGGCAAGAAATAGCGGCACTTTCCGCCGGGATTTCGATGGTCGGCTGAACTATGTTCCAAATTCTGACGCGGCTGCATTGAAAATCGTCATGCACTCCCGGCGGGGAATGCTTCCGCCCGTGCGTTATCATTTCGAGTTCCCACGCTTCGAAATGCATTCCTATGTCGGTGAACCGGAAATTCGCACACACATGGCAGAAAATCGCGGATTTCTTTCTCTGGATTACATATTCGAGAATGTTTTGAAGGCTGTTTTGAAAGCCAAGTCGCCGGAATTTCTCGAAAAAATTGAATCAATGAATCTGGAAAAGTTTGTCGCATTTATCGAAGATCGTCGGCGTGTCGATAAGCCATTTGACCTGTTGAGGGAAGATTATCTGAATTCAATAGCTTCAAGCCGTGAAAGCTTTCCGATTTTTTGGCGAGAAATCCTTGATGACGTCACCTACACGTTGAATTTTTACACACGGTATCTCAACCGTACAGACCGAATTCGTCTGGAAAAGAGTTTTATGCCGCTTGTCACGTATCTTGTCGCCGTGCTTCCGCAGCAGTCATGCGAGTATCTATTGGCATTGCACGCGGCGGGACACCTCGATCTGGTGCGCACCGGTGATGACCTCAACATCGAAGTAACCGGAGGCGTGGCTTCCATCCTGTTCAGCGATCCGGCCGATTGCGGCATCAAAAGGCTTCCCTACGATCTCATAATCGACTGCCGGGGCCAAAAGCCGATTGATGTCAGCAACTTTCCGTTCAGGACATTGGTAAATGAAGGTGCAGTCAGACAAGCAAGGCTAGGGACGAATACGCCAAACGACAAGGCAGACGAGCTTATGCTAAGCGGTATCGATGTCGATGAAAGGCTGCGACCACGTTCAGAAAAGGGGATGCCTACGCCAGGTCTCTATATGCTTGCATCGCCTGTCATCCACGGTCTCTACCCGTACCACTCCGGACTTCCGTTCTGCAATGAGGTGGCGCGTATCGCTGCTGACGACCTGCACGCGGAAGCCTTGGCCCGCAGCGGCAGATCGACGGCCGCTCGGATAGATCTGAGCGGAGTTACCGGGCGCGCGCGCCGGCAGTCTACTTCCAAGTACGAGGAGGTGCTGTCCCATGGGGATGCATGA
- a CDS encoding saccharopine dehydrogenase family protein: MKKNVLIIGAGGVAQVVAHKCAQNNDVLGNIHIASRTLSKCEAIIASILEKRSLKQPGVLEAHALNALDVSATVALIRATGSEIVINVGTAFLNMAVLTACIETGAAYIDTALHEEPGKICEIAPWYANFEWKRRAECENAGITAVLGAGFDPGVVNAYVRLAQEEYLDVVTDIDIVDVNAGSHGRYFATNFDPEINFRELIGVVQSWQEGDWRINKMFEISQEFDLPVVGNRKAYLCSHDEVHSLSQNFKGADVRFWMGFSDHYMKVFGVLKNLGLLSELPVVTAEGQEVVPLKVVKACLPDPASLAPDYEGKTCIGSYVKGIKDNQEKTVLIYNVADHQKAYEEIGSQAISYTAGVPPVAAALLIANGIWDVKKMVNVEELPPRPFIDVLEALGLQTLVQNEFRDNVLSTSNMQAAE, encoded by the coding sequence ATGAAAAAGAATGTTTTAATCATCGGCGCGGGTGGTGTCGCTCAGGTCGTCGCACACAAATGCGCTCAAAACAATGACGTCCTCGGTAATATCCATATTGCCTCACGCACTCTGTCGAAATGTGAAGCAATCATCGCGTCCATTTTGGAAAAGCGGTCGCTCAAGCAGCCGGGCGTGCTCGAGGCGCATGCGCTGAATGCTCTGGACGTATCGGCAACAGTAGCACTCATCCGGGCAACGGGATCGGAAATCGTCATCAATGTCGGAACGGCTTTCCTTAACATGGCGGTGTTGACGGCGTGTATTGAAACTGGTGCGGCCTATATCGATACTGCACTTCACGAAGAACCTGGCAAGATATGCGAGATCGCCCCATGGTATGCGAATTTCGAATGGAAACGCCGCGCGGAATGCGAAAATGCGGGCATCACCGCGGTCCTCGGGGCGGGCTTCGACCCAGGTGTCGTTAACGCCTACGTGCGCCTGGCACAGGAAGAGTATCTCGATGTCGTCACGGACATCGACATCGTCGATGTAAATGCAGGCAGCCACGGCAGATATTTCGCGACCAATTTCGACCCTGAAATCAATTTCAGAGAACTTATCGGTGTGGTCCAATCCTGGCAGGAGGGCGATTGGCGCATTAACAAGATGTTCGAGATCAGCCAGGAGTTTGATTTGCCTGTGGTCGGCAATCGTAAGGCCTACCTCTGCAGCCATGACGAGGTTCATTCGCTATCCCAGAATTTCAAAGGCGCCGACGTCAGGTTCTGGATGGGTTTCAGCGACCACTATATGAAAGTTTTCGGTGTGCTTAAAAATCTTGGCTTGCTGTCCGAGCTTCCGGTGGTAACCGCCGAAGGACAGGAAGTCGTGCCTCTTAAGGTCGTAAAGGCCTGCTTGCCTGACCCAGCATCGCTGGCGCCCGACTATGAGGGCAAGACCTGCATTGGCAGTTATGTCAAGGGGATCAAGGACAACCAAGAAAAGACCGTTCTGATCTACAATGTCGCCGACCATCAGAAGGCCTATGAAGAAATTGGTTCCCAGGCAATTTCATATACGGCCGGCGTTCCGCCGGTTGCCGCGGCCTTGTTGATCGCCAACGGCATCTGGGATGTGAAGAAGATGGTCAACGTCGAGGAACTGCCGCCGCGACCTTTCATTGATGTTCTCGAAGCACTCGGTTTGCAAACCCTAGTTCAGAATGAATTTAGAGATAATGTTTTATCTACCAGCAATATGCAGGCAGCCGAATAA
- a CDS encoding carboxynorspermidine decarboxylase, with the protein MFDTPCYLIDKSRLRRNLDTIATVREKSGVKALLALKCFATWSVFDLMRDYMDGTTSSSLNEVRLGRQRFGKETHAYSVAYADGEIDAVVAHADKVIFNSISQLERFSGRVLGLPCGLRLNPGISSSNFAIADPAQPFSRLGEMDIEKIEVNLENVSGLMIHNNCDNADFDLFDRMLGVIESRFGPLFRRVDWVSLGGGIHFTGDGYPIDAFSDRLKAFADVHGVQVYLEPGEAAVTQSATLETTVVDVVETDKKFAVIDASTEAHMLDLLIYRQHAEMAPDSGDHAYTVCGRSCLAGDVFGEFRFPQPLGIGDRISLRDAAGYTMVKKNWFNGLTMPAIAIRELDGQVRTVRAFTYEDYETSLS; encoded by the coding sequence ATGTTCGATACACCCTGCTATCTGATCGACAAGTCCCGCCTCCGCCGCAATCTCGATACGATCGCGACTGTAAGGGAAAAGTCCGGCGTGAAAGCCCTGCTTGCCCTGAAATGTTTTGCGACATGGTCAGTCTTTGATCTAATGCGCGACTACATGGATGGTACGACATCGTCGTCCTTGAACGAAGTGCGGCTTGGTCGACAGCGGTTTGGAAAAGAGACGCATGCTTATTCGGTTGCGTATGCTGACGGCGAGATCGATGCGGTCGTCGCGCACGCAGACAAGGTCATTTTCAACTCAATAAGCCAACTAGAGCGCTTTTCTGGCAGGGTGTTGGGGCTACCATGTGGTTTACGGCTCAATCCCGGGATCAGCTCATCGAACTTTGCGATAGCCGATCCCGCGCAACCGTTTTCCCGTCTTGGTGAAATGGATATCGAGAAGATTGAGGTGAACCTCGAAAACGTCAGCGGGCTTATGATTCATAACAACTGCGATAATGCTGACTTCGACTTGTTTGACCGGATGCTTGGGGTGATCGAATCTCGGTTCGGCCCCCTGTTCAGGCGCGTCGACTGGGTCAGCCTCGGAGGCGGCATTCACTTTACGGGCGACGGATATCCGATCGACGCATTCTCAGATCGTCTCAAGGCTTTCGCCGATGTCCACGGGGTCCAGGTTTATCTGGAGCCGGGCGAAGCTGCGGTTACACAGTCGGCGACGTTGGAAACGACGGTTGTCGATGTTGTTGAGACCGACAAGAAATTTGCAGTCATCGACGCCTCTACCGAAGCACATATGCTGGACCTCCTAATATACAGGCAACACGCGGAGATGGCGCCCGACAGCGGCGACCATGCTTACACGGTTTGCGGCAGATCTTGCCTGGCGGGCGATGTCTTTGGCGAGTTCCGGTTTCCGCAACCCCTTGGCATTGGCGACCGCATTTCTCTCCGGGATGCTGCCGGCTACACGATGGTGAAGAAAAACTGGTTCAACGGCCTGACAATGCCTGCCATCGCCATCCGCGAGCTCGACGGCCAAGTCCGAACCGTTCGAGCATTCACTTATGAAGACTACGAAACCAGCCTTTCATGA